In a single window of the Planctomycetaceae bacterium genome:
- the rpsF gene encoding 30S ribosomal protein S6: MSVAEAKPVRENQYEGMFLVDSGKFAMDSEGVVAQIMAVLKRAGANVVAHRPWQDGKLAYEIEGMKKGLHYIVCFTMPSQGMTVLNRQAHLNETIVRHMVIRHPKEVFEATVAAITGSGASEESAEEGESAPTDEGSEAAE; the protein is encoded by the coding sequence GTGTCTGTTGCAGAAGCAAAACCGGTTCGAGAGAACCAATACGAAGGCATGTTCCTTGTTGACAGTGGCAAGTTCGCCATGGATTCAGAAGGCGTCGTGGCCCAGATCATGGCGGTTCTGAAGCGTGCGGGGGCCAATGTTGTGGCTCATCGTCCCTGGCAGGACGGAAAGCTGGCCTATGAAATTGAAGGCATGAAAAAGGGCCTGCATTACATCGTCTGCTTTACCATGCCAAGTCAGGGGATGACGGTCCTCAACCGTCAGGCACATTTGAACGAAACAATCGTTCGGCACATGGTTATTCGCCATCCGAAAGAAGTGTTCGAAGCAACTGTGGCTGCAATCACTGGTTCCGGTGCGAGCGAAGAATCGGCCGAAGAAGGTGAATCTGCCCCTACTGACGAAGGCTCTGAAGCAGCAGAATGA
- the rplI gene encoding 50S ribosomal protein L9, whose translation MVGQSSSASRSIEVLLVHDVNNLGHRGEIVRVKPGYARNYLLPQGKATVATAQNKRLVERHKEQLAALEADRIRSFVKIAEAVGKYSATIEANATADNHLYGSVVAKDISEALKAAGHPVEAEHVRLEGPIKELGMYTVKLKFHEKVQAEVKVWVVPSATSA comes from the coding sequence ATGGTTGGTCAGTCTTCATCTGCTTCCCGCTCAATCGAAGTGTTGCTGGTTCACGACGTTAACAATCTTGGCCACCGGGGCGAAATTGTCCGAGTGAAGCCGGGCTACGCCCGTAACTATCTGCTGCCGCAGGGCAAGGCAACTGTGGCCACGGCTCAGAATAAGCGTTTGGTCGAGCGCCACAAAGAGCAACTGGCTGCTCTGGAAGCTGATCGTATTCGCAGCTTCGTCAAGATCGCTGAAGCTGTTGGCAAATACAGTGCAACGATTGAAGCTAATGCAACCGCAGACAACCATCTTTATGGTTCTGTTGTTGCCAAGGATATCAGTGAAGCTCTGAAGGCTGCAGGCCACCCTGTTGAGGCAGAACATGTTCGCCTCGAAGGACCAATCAAGGAACTGGGTATGTACACAGTGAAGCTGAAGTTTCACGAGAAGGTACAAGCCGAAGTCAAAGTCTGGGTCGTTCCATCAGCAACCAGTGCATAA
- a CDS encoding 50S ribosomal protein L25: MSEDLRLPVERRGKLGSAESRRLRIAGRTPANLYGMGKSPESVTVCSELVEKLVATRSSVVDVELDGQTEKAVVQELQWDVFSTHVHHLDLKRVDPDGVATLDVPIELRGEAVGLKDGGAIRQLSKTIRITCPDYRIPRSIVVRTGALRIGDSVKAGDVQLPEHATLAGDAGAVLVELYDPRKV; encoded by the coding sequence ATGTCCGAAGATCTTCGACTTCCAGTGGAACGCCGCGGTAAGCTGGGTTCAGCAGAAAGCCGGCGCCTGCGAATTGCTGGTCGTACGCCTGCAAATCTTTACGGAATGGGTAAATCGCCCGAATCCGTGACTGTTTGTTCAGAGCTTGTTGAAAAGCTTGTCGCGACTCGATCATCTGTTGTTGATGTCGAGCTGGACGGGCAGACTGAAAAGGCTGTGGTGCAGGAGCTGCAGTGGGATGTCTTCAGTACGCATGTTCATCACCTGGACCTGAAGCGGGTCGATCCTGATGGTGTGGCGACTCTGGATGTTCCTATTGAGCTGCGTGGTGAGGCGGTTGGTTTGAAGGACGGCGGTGCAATTCGCCAGTTGTCCAAAACCATCCGAATTACTTGTCCGGATTACCGGATACCTCGGTCAATCGTAGTTCGAACAGGGGCTTTGCGGATTGGCGATTCTGTGAAAGCGGGCGATGTTCAGTTGCCTGAGCACGCGACCCTGGCAGGTGATGCAGGGGCCGTTCTTGTTGAATTGTACGACCCCCGAAAGGTTTGA
- a CDS encoding alpha/beta hydrolase, translating to MAVENAARQTDQQFSPSLMVRLSGKHDSTGVEGVELKVQKMNRIVVALLWHLLFVPVVCGQSSEYSLEENVPYRSGDELTDYMRERCRLDVYYPRNKTQFSTVVWFHGGGISAGEKSIPPGLKEKGIAVVAVNYRLSPHVRAPAYLEDAAAAVAWTFRNIERFGGSRARIFVSGHSAGGYLTSMIGLDKSWLQAEGVDADDIAGLIPYSGHTITHFTIRSEMGLSRTQPLVDRYAPLFHVRDDAPPLLLITGDRDMEMLGRYEENAYLWRMMKEAGHAKTELFELEGYDHGGMAEPSHPLLLKFIRQHASR from the coding sequence ATGGCCGTTGAAAACGCTGCCCGCCAGACAGATCAGCAGTTCTCACCGAGCCTGATGGTTCGGTTGAGTGGTAAACACGACTCTACTGGTGTTGAAGGTGTTGAATTGAAGGTGCAGAAAATGAATCGGATTGTCGTGGCGTTGCTTTGGCACCTTCTGTTCGTGCCTGTGGTCTGTGGTCAAAGTTCGGAGTATTCCCTGGAAGAGAATGTCCCGTATCGATCGGGCGATGAGCTGACCGACTACATGAGGGAACGTTGCCGGCTGGACGTGTACTACCCCCGAAACAAGACTCAGTTTTCCACCGTGGTGTGGTTTCACGGCGGCGGAATCAGTGCCGGAGAAAAGTCGATACCGCCGGGGTTAAAAGAAAAAGGGATTGCGGTTGTCGCCGTCAACTATCGATTGAGCCCCCATGTTCGGGCTCCGGCCTATCTGGAAGATGCCGCAGCGGCCGTTGCATGGACCTTCCGTAATATTGAGCGATTCGGGGGCTCCCGAGCCAGGATCTTTGTCAGTGGGCATTCTGCAGGCGGCTACCTGACCAGCATGATTGGGCTGGATAAGTCGTGGCTGCAGGCGGAGGGCGTGGATGCTGATGATATTGCCGGGTTAATTCCGTACAGCGGTCACACCATCACTCACTTTACCATTCGAAGTGAGATGGGGCTGAGCAGGACCCAGCCGCTGGTCGACCGGTATGCCCCCCTGTTTCATGTCAGGGACGATGCGCCGCCGCTGTTGCTGATCACGGGGGATCGAGACATGGAGATGCTGGGGCGGTATGAAGAAAACGCTTATCTTTGGAGGATGATGAAGGAAGCCGGGCATGCGAAAACTGAATTGTTTGAGCTGGAAGGGTACGATCACGGTGGAATGGCCGAGCCCTCTCACCCACTGCTGCTGAAGTTCATTCGACAGCACGCGTCCCGCTGA
- the pth gene encoding aminoacyl-tRNA hydrolase, whose amino-acid sequence MKLIVGLGNPGAQYAGTRHNVGFDVISDLCQRWQVGKSQLKYQSEMWESFQGGQKVLLVAPQTYMNRSGESVQQIARFFQVPSEQVLVICDDMNLPVGQLRWRAAGSAGGQKGLADIILRLATEQVPRLRIGVGRPPGRMDASSWVLGRFRPDEQDVIGVALKRAADSVETAVCESVVAAMNKYNRADEG is encoded by the coding sequence ATGAAATTAATCGTAGGCCTCGGGAATCCCGGGGCGCAGTATGCAGGTACTCGGCACAACGTTGGGTTTGATGTGATTTCGGATCTGTGCCAGCGATGGCAGGTTGGGAAATCACAGCTGAAATATCAGTCAGAGATGTGGGAGTCTTTTCAGGGGGGCCAAAAGGTCCTTCTGGTAGCCCCTCAGACATACATGAATCGAAGCGGAGAATCTGTTCAGCAGATTGCCCGCTTTTTTCAGGTTCCGTCGGAGCAGGTTCTTGTGATCTGCGACGATATGAATCTGCCGGTGGGGCAGCTCCGATGGCGGGCTGCGGGATCGGCTGGTGGTCAAAAAGGATTGGCGGACATCATTCTTCGTTTGGCAACGGAGCAAGTTCCCCGGTTGCGGATCGGGGTTGGTCGGCCACCCGGAAGAATGGACGCAAGTTCATGGGTTCTGGGGCGATTTCGCCCTGATGAACAGGATGTGATAGGCGTTGCCCTGAAAAGAGCTGCAGATTCTGTGGAAACAGCGGTCTGTGAATCGGTAGTGGCAGCGATGAATAAGTACAATCGTGCTGACGAAGGCTGA
- the ssb gene encoding single-stranded DNA-binding protein, producing the protein MASFNKVILVGNLTRDPEVRYTTGGTAVTELGMAVSRQWTDKGSNERKEETTFVDVTLWGRTAEIAGEYLSKGRPVLIEGRLQLDQWEDRETGQKRSKLKVVGESMHMLGGRNDSGSGGAPQSAGQGRPASNRSSIGAGGDEDHSGGRSPDQTFYDDVPSSDDDVPF; encoded by the coding sequence ATGGCATCGTTCAACAAGGTGATTTTGGTCGGAAACCTGACTCGTGACCCCGAAGTTCGCTACACAACCGGCGGAACAGCGGTAACTGAGCTGGGGATGGCCGTGAGTCGTCAGTGGACCGATAAAGGTTCGAATGAACGAAAAGAGGAAACCACGTTTGTCGACGTGACACTCTGGGGCCGAACTGCAGAGATTGCAGGAGAGTACCTTTCGAAGGGGCGACCCGTCCTGATCGAGGGTCGATTGCAACTGGATCAGTGGGAAGACCGGGAAACGGGTCAAAAACGATCGAAGCTGAAGGTGGTTGGTGAGTCCATGCACATGCTTGGTGGGCGCAATGACAGCGGATCTGGCGGAGCTCCCCAGTCAGCTGGTCAGGGGCGACCTGCCAGCAATCGTTCATCGATTGGAGCAGGCGGAGACGAAGATCACAGCGGCGGGCGATCACCGGATCAAACGTTTTACGACGACGTACCGAGTTCGGATGACGACGTGCCGTTCTAG
- the dnaB gene encoding replicative DNA helicase, which produces MAERFDSSSRGRRKRFDRSRSEDDAAIDPVRLPPQNLDAERGVLGSILLINEAIDEIGEALRAEHFYVDAHQKIFAAIIRMYEEGVRGIDGVTLAEELQRHGHLEEIGGTAYLAEILEAVPHAAHVRYYAKIVREKWMLRTLIYNCTEILADSYALTEDVEELLQSAEKRIFSIMEQQTNTGNIAISDILIETFNRLDERMKTEGDVTGITTGFADLDQQTTGLQPTELIILAARPSMGKTALVCNVAEAVARRSGKGVLLFSLEQSNLELAERFLAITARINGHDLRSGNLTDEQRDLLYQASDELSRMPLFIDDKPGRTMTQVAAISRRLHRKSPLGVIIIDYLQLIEPDEKGIPREQQIAQISRRLKFLAKELRVPVIALAQLNRGVELREDKRPRLADLRESGSIEQDADMVMFLHRPDAYDPEDRPGEAEIVVAKHRSGPTGIVRLTWRKEYMRFENYSPVADIDIDI; this is translated from the coding sequence ATGGCTGAACGCTTCGATTCCTCTTCCCGAGGCCGCAGAAAACGCTTTGACCGATCTCGGAGCGAAGACGATGCAGCGATCGATCCTGTTCGATTACCGCCTCAGAATCTGGATGCCGAACGTGGTGTGCTCGGTAGTATATTGCTCATCAATGAAGCGATTGACGAAATCGGTGAAGCGCTTCGCGCAGAACACTTCTATGTGGACGCTCATCAAAAGATCTTTGCCGCAATCATCCGAATGTACGAGGAAGGCGTTCGTGGTATCGATGGTGTGACACTGGCGGAAGAGCTCCAGCGGCACGGTCATCTTGAAGAGATCGGTGGCACTGCGTACCTGGCTGAGATTCTGGAAGCCGTACCCCACGCTGCCCACGTCCGTTATTACGCGAAAATCGTGCGTGAAAAGTGGATGTTGCGAACGCTCATTTACAACTGTACGGAAATCCTGGCGGACAGCTATGCGCTCACTGAAGATGTCGAAGAGCTTCTTCAGTCCGCTGAGAAGCGGATTTTCAGCATTATGGAGCAGCAAACGAATACTGGTAATATCGCCATCAGTGATATTCTGATCGAAACGTTCAATCGCCTGGATGAACGGATGAAGACAGAAGGCGACGTGACCGGTATTACCACCGGGTTCGCTGACCTCGACCAACAGACCACCGGGCTTCAGCCAACCGAGTTAATCATTCTGGCGGCTCGTCCTTCCATGGGGAAAACGGCGTTGGTTTGTAATGTTGCAGAAGCTGTGGCGAGGCGTTCAGGAAAGGGCGTCCTGCTGTTCAGTCTTGAACAGTCTAATCTGGAGCTTGCCGAAAGGTTTCTTGCGATCACCGCTCGAATCAATGGTCACGATTTGCGGTCGGGCAATCTGACTGACGAACAACGTGATCTGCTCTACCAGGCATCTGATGAATTATCCCGCATGCCGTTGTTTATTGACGACAAACCCGGGAGAACGATGACGCAGGTGGCCGCCATTTCCCGGCGTCTGCATCGCAAGAGCCCCCTTGGCGTGATCATCATCGACTACCTTCAGCTGATTGAACCGGATGAAAAAGGCATTCCGCGTGAACAGCAGATTGCTCAGATTTCACGTCGCCTGAAGTTTCTTGCGAAGGAGCTGAGAGTTCCCGTGATTGCACTGGCCCAGCTGAATCGTGGTGTTGAGCTGCGCGAAGACAAACGACCACGTCTGGCGGACCTCCGCGAGAGTGGTTCCATCGAGCAGGACGCCGACATGGTGATGTTTCTGCACCGGCCTGATGCTTATGATCCGGAAGATCGTCCCGGGGAAGCTGAAATTGTTGTCGCCAAACACAGAAGCGGTCCCACAGGTATCGTCCGATTGACCTGGCGAAAAGAGTACATGCGATTTGAAAACTACAGCCCAGTCGCCGACATCGATATTGATATCTGA